In Marisediminicola antarctica, one DNA window encodes the following:
- a CDS encoding tyrosine-type recombinase/integrase — MTLIAPTLQMFFTDRLAQQRQASPRTIAAYRDTMRLLLGFVHRTTGRPPSQLDWDDLDAAMISKFLNHLEDERNNSVRTRNVRLTAIRSLFSYAALRHPEHALLIQRVLAIPPKRFDKRVVTYLTPPEIDALIAAPDQTRWEGRRDRALMLLAIQTGLRVSELTSLNCADVTLGVGANVRCEGKGRKQRAVPLTRPVEALLRPWLAERAGAPDQPLFPTRTGRRLSRDAVALRISTHAATAALRCPTLRGKQIHPHVLRHTCAMTLLQAGVDTSVIALWLGHAGVRSTDAYLHADISIKEKALALTTPASARPGRYRPTDKVLAFLESL, encoded by the coding sequence ATGACCCTGATCGCGCCGACGCTGCAGATGTTCTTCACCGACAGGCTCGCCCAGCAGCGCCAGGCCAGCCCGCGCACGATCGCCGCCTACCGCGACACGATGCGATTGTTGCTCGGATTCGTGCACCGCACGACCGGCAGACCGCCCTCGCAACTGGACTGGGACGACCTGGACGCGGCGATGATCAGCAAGTTCCTCAACCACCTCGAGGACGAGCGGAATAACAGCGTCCGGACCCGCAATGTTCGCCTGACCGCGATCCGGTCGCTGTTCTCCTACGCCGCCTTGCGTCACCCCGAACACGCACTCCTGATCCAGCGAGTCCTGGCCATCCCGCCGAAACGGTTCGACAAACGCGTCGTGACCTACCTGACCCCGCCCGAGATCGACGCTCTCATCGCCGCACCCGACCAGACCCGATGGGAAGGACGACGAGACAGAGCGCTGATGCTCTTGGCCATCCAGACCGGCCTGCGCGTCTCCGAACTGACCAGCCTGAACTGCGCCGATGTAACCCTCGGCGTCGGCGCGAACGTCCGCTGCGAAGGCAAAGGTCGCAAGCAACGCGCCGTCCCACTCACCCGACCCGTCGAGGCGCTCCTGCGACCGTGGCTCGCCGAGCGGGCCGGAGCGCCGGACCAACCGTTGTTCCCGACCCGGACCGGGCGGCGACTCAGCCGCGATGCCGTCGCACTCAGGATCAGCACGCACGCCGCGACCGCCGCACTGCGATGCCCCACGCTACGGGGCAAGCAGATCCACCCGCACGTGCTCCGACACACCTGCGCGATGACCCTGCTGCAGGCCGGCGTCGATACCTCCGTGATTGCGCTCTGGCTCGGCCACGCCGGAGTCCGATCCACCGACGCCTACCTCCACGCCGACATCAGCATCAAGGAGAAAGCCCTCGCTCTTACCACGCCCGCATCTGCGCGACCCGGCCGCTACCGTCCCACAGACAAGGTGCTCGCCTTCCTCGAGAGCCTGTAA
- a CDS encoding ATP-binding protein has translation MDKVLVNRLFPKPTFHVAITIRDSGHVTALETIALAAAPPGRPHRKEERIPQGTAARRAAMALTGTAEPTTVISLAAYPVTTATPASVYQQLRGHLAELKLADASDALPRVLDHAQAEGWSLTHALERLLSIEVTATDARRLSGRFRFANLPTGATLDDFDLDAASGIDRNLLAKLGTCRYLETATNVLLIGPPGVGKTHTATGLGHAAVTAGYRTYFTSAADLAARCHRAATEGKWGTMMRSFAGPTLLVIDLCRARDYVEVAEGWCLGGLISRGSGTGTACWGSA, from the coding sequence TTGGACAAAGTACTGGTCAATCGGCTTTTTCCAAAACCAACCTTCCATGTCGCGATCACGATTCGCGACAGCGGACACGTCACCGCCCTGGAGACGATCGCCCTGGCCGCCGCGCCTCCCGGCCGGCCGCACCGGAAGGAGGAACGCATTCCACAGGGCACCGCGGCCCGCCGCGCCGCGATGGCGCTGACTGGCACCGCCGAACCCACCACCGTGATCAGCCTGGCCGCTTACCCCGTGACCACGGCGACGCCCGCGAGCGTATATCAGCAGCTGCGCGGCCACCTCGCCGAGCTCAAGCTCGCCGACGCCTCCGATGCCCTGCCCCGCGTCCTCGACCACGCCCAAGCCGAGGGCTGGAGTCTCACCCACGCCCTCGAGCGCCTGCTCTCCATCGAGGTCACCGCGACCGACGCCCGCCGCCTCTCGGGGCGGTTCCGCTTCGCGAACCTCCCCACCGGCGCCACCCTCGACGACTTCGACCTCGACGCCGCCTCCGGCATCGACCGCAACCTGCTCGCCAAGCTCGGCACCTGCCGCTACCTCGAGACCGCGACCAACGTGCTCCTAATAGGGCCGCCTGGAGTCGGGAAGACCCATACCGCGACCGGCCTCGGCCATGCCGCCGTGACGGCTGGCTACCGCACCTACTTCACCTCCGCCGCCGACCTCGCCGCACGCTGCCACCGCGCCGCGACCGAGGGAAAATGGGGCACGATGATGCGATCCTTCGCCGGCCCGACGCTGCTCGTGATCGACCTATGCCGAGCTCGCGATTATGTCGAGGTCGCTGAGGGGTGGTGCTTGGGCGGCCTGATATCGCGCGGCTCCGGGACTGGGACCGCGTGCTGGGGCTCGGCATAG
- a CDS encoding YihY/virulence factor BrkB family protein, which translates to MASDITRETPTDRPAPDDPRKPDSPDDIAKPSWKYVVGKTLREFTSDGCIDIAAALTYFAVLALFPALIALVSLLGVIGQGGAMASLLDVFAEIAPESVVEVIRGPLEDFASSPAAGFALVSGILVAIWAASGYVSAFSRAMNRVYEIEEGRPVWKLKPLQLLVTLIGIALMLVIAVILAVSGPVAEVVGSALGIGGTTRFVWSILKWPVLLAIVVVMVAILYYATPNAKQPKLRWMSMGAFIALLMLTIASLLFGVYVSNFSNYDRTFGSLAGVVVFLLWLWIANLALLFGAEFNAELERSRQLQAGIAAEETIQLPPRSVSKSKKTRTKELQDIETGRRLRERADRIREKTPGS; encoded by the coding sequence GTGGCCAGCGATATTACGCGAGAGACGCCGACCGACAGGCCGGCACCGGACGATCCTCGCAAGCCCGATTCTCCTGACGACATCGCGAAGCCATCGTGGAAGTATGTCGTCGGGAAGACGCTGCGCGAGTTCACGAGTGACGGGTGCATCGACATCGCTGCGGCGCTCACCTATTTCGCGGTGCTCGCCCTGTTCCCTGCCCTCATCGCGCTTGTGTCGCTGCTCGGCGTTATCGGCCAGGGCGGGGCGATGGCATCGCTTCTCGACGTGTTCGCCGAAATCGCTCCCGAGTCGGTCGTCGAGGTCATCCGGGGCCCGCTCGAGGACTTCGCCTCCTCCCCTGCGGCCGGATTCGCTCTCGTGTCGGGAATCTTGGTCGCAATCTGGGCCGCGTCCGGCTATGTCAGCGCATTCAGCCGCGCGATGAACCGGGTCTACGAGATCGAGGAGGGCCGCCCCGTCTGGAAGCTCAAGCCTCTGCAACTTCTCGTGACCCTCATCGGGATCGCGCTCATGCTCGTGATCGCAGTCATCCTCGCTGTCTCCGGCCCCGTCGCGGAGGTCGTCGGAAGCGCGCTGGGGATCGGGGGGACGACCCGATTCGTCTGGTCGATCCTCAAGTGGCCGGTGCTGCTGGCGATCGTCGTGGTGATGGTCGCGATCCTGTACTACGCGACGCCGAACGCCAAACAACCGAAACTCCGCTGGATGAGCATGGGCGCCTTCATCGCCCTGCTGATGCTTACAATCGCTTCGCTGCTGTTCGGCGTCTATGTTTCGAACTTCTCGAACTACGACCGCACCTTCGGATCGCTTGCGGGTGTCGTCGTATTCCTGCTGTGGCTCTGGATCGCAAACCTCGCCCTCCTCTTCGGCGCCGAATTCAACGCCGAACTCGAACGCAGCCGGCAGCTCCAAGCGGGGATCGCTGCGGAAGAGACAATCCAGCTGCCTCCGCGCAGCGTCTCCAAGAGCAAGAAGACCAGGACGAAGGAGTTGCAGGACATCGAGACCGGTCGACGGTTGCGTGAAAGGGCCGATCGGATACGAGAAAAAACCCCCGGAAGCTAG